The following are from one region of the Acidobacteriota bacterium genome:
- the gndA gene encoding NADP-dependent phosphogluconate dehydrogenase, whose translation MTCDIGVVGLGVMGSNLALNMERHGFRIAGYDLDAAKAVAWAAGPAAGKQVEVAATPDQLMAILKKPRRVLMMVPAGDPVDHAIAHLKGHLETGDILIDGGNSLFSDTERRNKALAAEGFHYVGTGVSGGEQGALWGPSIMPGGQREAWEALAPIFRAIAAKADDGAPCVEYMGPGGAGHYVKMVHNGIEYGDMQLIAETYDILSRGLGLSAPELADVFEEWNTGELKSYLIEITAEVLRRIDPDTGRPLVDVILDEAAQKGTGKWMSQNALDVGAPIPTVNAAVEGRIISALKPQRVAASRFLHGPEPRHVGNRQFLIDATRDALYASKITSYAQGLGLLRMASDEYGYDLQPGDISKIWRAGCIIRAGLLGDIMAAFRLTPSLVNLLMDEAFRDAIERRQHSWRFVIQTSVGLGIPVLAMSASLGYFDAYRSERLPANLTQGQRDYFGAHTYRRIDKPGVFHTEW comes from the coding sequence ATGACGTGCGATATCGGGGTGGTGGGACTGGGAGTGATGGGCAGCAACCTGGCCCTCAATATGGAACGCCACGGATTCCGGATTGCGGGCTACGACCTTGATGCCGCCAAGGCCGTGGCGTGGGCCGCCGGACCCGCAGCCGGTAAGCAGGTCGAAGTCGCGGCCACGCCCGATCAGCTGATGGCCATTCTGAAGAAGCCCCGCCGCGTGCTGATGATGGTGCCGGCCGGGGATCCGGTCGATCACGCGATCGCCCATCTCAAAGGCCATCTCGAGACGGGTGACATCCTGATCGACGGCGGCAACTCCCTGTTCTCCGACACCGAGCGCCGCAACAAGGCACTCGCCGCCGAGGGCTTCCACTATGTCGGCACCGGCGTGTCGGGCGGCGAACAGGGTGCGCTCTGGGGTCCGAGCATCATGCCGGGTGGTCAGCGGGAGGCCTGGGAGGCGCTCGCCCCGATCTTCCGTGCGATCGCCGCCAAGGCTGACGATGGGGCGCCGTGCGTTGAGTACATGGGACCCGGGGGCGCCGGCCATTATGTCAAGATGGTGCACAACGGAATCGAGTACGGCGACATGCAACTGATCGCCGAAACCTACGACATTCTGTCGCGCGGCCTTGGCCTGTCGGCGCCCGAACTGGCCGACGTGTTCGAGGAGTGGAACACGGGCGAACTCAAGTCCTATCTGATTGAGATCACGGCCGAGGTGCTCAGAAGGATCGACCCCGACACGGGCCGGCCGCTCGTGGACGTGATCCTCGACGAGGCGGCGCAGAAGGGCACGGGCAAGTGGATGAGCCAGAACGCGCTTGATGTGGGCGCGCCCATCCCGACGGTCAATGCGGCGGTCGAGGGACGGATCATCTCAGCGTTGAAGCCGCAGCGAGTGGCGGCCAGCCGGTTCCTGCACGGCCCCGAACCGCGGCACGTCGGCAACCGGCAGTTCCTGATCGACGCCACGCGCGATGCGCTCTACGCGAGCAAGATCACGTCATACGCGCAAGGCCTGGGATTGCTGCGCATGGCGTCAGACGAGTATGGTTACGACCTGCAGCCGGGCGACATCAGCAAGATCTGGCGAGCCGGCTGCATCATCCGCGCGGGCCTGCTCGGCGACATCATGGCGGCGTTCAGGCTCACGCCGTCGCTCGTCAATCTGCTGATGGACGAGGCGTTCCGCGACGCGATCGAGCGGCGACAGCACTCGTGGCGCTTCGTCATCCAGACCAGCGTCGGTCTGGGGATTCCCGTGCTGGCGATGAGCGCGTCGCTCGGCTACTTCGACGCGTACCGCAGCGAGAGGCTGCCTGCCAACCTTACGCAGGGGCAGAGAGACTACTTCGGCGCCCACACGTATCGTCGCATTGACAAGCCGGGTGTGTTTCACACGGAGTGGTAG
- a CDS encoding glycoside hydrolase family 3 C-terminal domain-containing protein, which yields MLTRYPAAILAVVVVCAVTLTGARQAGPARGMLPYQDSRRPVVERVDDLLALMTIDEKVGQMTQPDHTYLKSPDDVARYFVGSVLSGGNSEIPDVSPAGWAEFVTGLEKRALATRLGIPILYGIDAVHGHNNVRNAVIFPHNIGLGCTRNPRIVEDAARVTAQEVAATGMHWTFGPCLAVPQDERWGRTYEGFGETPELVAELGAAAIRGFQGEDLSRPGGVLASAKHYVGDGGTTNGIDQGDARVDEATLRRIHLPGYVAAVKAGVGSVMASFSSWNSQKIHGHKYLLTTVLKGELGFKGFVVSDWKALEQLPGDYAQQIEKSVDAGVDMVMVPDIYPQFFETLKTLVVSGRMPIARIDDAVRRILTVKFRMGLFERPFGDQSLLAQVGSAAHRSVARQAVRESLVLLANRNAVLPLAQTTPAIVVAGKAADDIGMQCGGWTITWQGAAGPITKGTTILQAIRNAAPRSTVSFSPTGEVAKEAKVAVVVIGEAPYAEMQGDRSDLSLDRADVALVRRVKAAGLPTVVVLLSGRPMIIEPILADADAIVAAWLPGTEGDGVADVLFGSYNPTGKLSHTWPRSMEQIPINVEPRDEKPRAVPLFEYGFGLRYR from the coding sequence ATGCTGACTCGGTATCCGGCCGCCATCCTGGCCGTGGTCGTTGTATGTGCCGTCACCCTGACCGGCGCGAGACAGGCTGGGCCTGCACGAGGCATGTTGCCCTACCAGGACTCTCGACGACCCGTCGTCGAGCGCGTCGACGACCTGCTCGCGCTCATGACGATTGACGAGAAGGTCGGGCAGATGACACAGCCAGACCACACCTACCTGAAATCCCCGGACGACGTCGCCCGCTACTTCGTCGGATCGGTTCTGAGCGGCGGGAACTCGGAAATCCCGGACGTGTCGCCGGCTGGCTGGGCGGAATTCGTCACGGGACTGGAGAAACGGGCCCTGGCCACGCGGCTCGGCATTCCTATCCTGTACGGCATCGACGCCGTGCACGGACACAACAACGTGCGCAACGCCGTGATCTTTCCCCACAACATCGGGCTGGGCTGCACGCGGAATCCGAGAATCGTCGAAGATGCCGCCCGCGTCACGGCGCAGGAAGTTGCGGCAACGGGTATGCACTGGACGTTCGGACCCTGCCTCGCCGTCCCACAGGACGAGCGGTGGGGACGGACCTACGAGGGCTTCGGCGAGACGCCGGAACTCGTGGCCGAGCTGGGAGCCGCCGCCATTCGCGGCTTCCAGGGCGAGGATCTGTCGCGGCCAGGCGGCGTGCTCGCGTCGGCCAAACACTATGTTGGCGACGGCGGCACGACCAACGGGATCGACCAGGGGGACGCCCGCGTCGACGAGGCCACGCTCCGCCGGATCCATCTGCCAGGGTACGTTGCGGCGGTCAAGGCGGGCGTCGGTTCCGTCATGGCGTCGTTCAGCAGCTGGAACAGCCAGAAGATTCACGGCCACAAGTACCTGCTCACCACCGTTCTCAAGGGTGAGTTGGGCTTCAAGGGGTTCGTCGTATCCGACTGGAAGGCGCTGGAGCAACTGCCCGGCGACTACGCGCAGCAGATCGAGAAGTCAGTCGACGCCGGCGTCGACATGGTGATGGTCCCGGATATCTACCCCCAGTTCTTCGAGACGCTGAAGACGCTCGTCGTTTCAGGGCGCATGCCGATCGCGCGCATCGACGACGCCGTGCGGCGCATTCTGACAGTGAAGTTCCGTATGGGGCTATTCGAGCGGCCGTTTGGCGATCAGTCGCTGCTGGCGCAGGTCGGATCGGCCGCGCACCGTTCGGTGGCACGTCAGGCCGTTCGTGAGTCGTTGGTACTGCTGGCTAACCGAAATGCGGTGCTTCCGCTCGCCCAGACCACGCCTGCCATTGTGGTCGCCGGGAAGGCGGCCGACGACATTGGCATGCAGTGCGGGGGATGGACCATCACGTGGCAGGGGGCGGCGGGCCCCATCACGAAGGGCACGACGATTCTCCAGGCTATCCGCAACGCCGCGCCGCGCAGCACGGTCAGCTTCTCTCCGACCGGTGAAGTAGCGAAGGAAGCCAAGGTCGCGGTGGTCGTGATCGGCGAAGCACCTTACGCTGAGATGCAGGGGGATCGCTCCGACCTGTCGCTCGATCGGGCGGACGTCGCGCTCGTTCGGCGCGTCAAGGCCGCGGGGCTGCCGACCGTCGTGGTGCTGCTGTCGGGCCGGCCGATGATCATCGAGCCGATCCTGGCTGATGCCGACGCGATCGTTGCGGCCTGGTTGCCGGGTACCGAGGGGGACGGCGTCGCCGACGTCCTGTTTGGCTCGTACAACCCGACCGGCAAGCTCAGCCACACCTGGCCCCGGTCGATGGAGCAGATTCCGATCAACGTCGAACCGAGGGATGAGAAGCCGAGAGCCGTTCCGCTCTTCGAGTACGGCTTCGGCCTTCGGTATCGGTAG